A window of Palaemon carinicauda isolate YSFRI2023 chromosome 27, ASM3689809v2, whole genome shotgun sequence contains these coding sequences:
- the LOC137620561 gene encoding pro-resilin-like, with amino-acid sequence MKLFILCALLGMAIGDSPPSSSYGAPNGNGFGGANGNGFAGANGNGFGGANGAPSNGYSAPNGNGLGGNGNGFGASNGAPSNGYSAPNGNGRRGNGNGFAAAPSNRYGAPTNGYGVDPAIEALAENIPGGGVPGEDYPILASVPDTGFDCNAQNVPGYYADTAPEAGCQVFHICQDRPNGRRQQDSFLCPNGTIFNQQYLVCDWWFNFDCADAESFYSVNELIGVDPNAGYGYGPNGNGNGNGNGRRNGNGNGNGAPTAPANGYGAPAAPSDSYGAPF; translated from the exons ATGAAGCTCTTTATACTCTGCG ctcTGCTGGGTATGGCCATCGGTGACAGTCCACCATCAAGCAGTTATGGTGCACCCAATGGAAATGGCTTTGGAGGAGCCAACGGTAACGGCTTTGCAGGAGCCAACGGTAACGGCTTTGGAGGAGCCAACGGTGCTCCCAGCAATGGATACAGCGCCCCAAATGGCAACGGCCTAGGAGGTAATGGAAACGGTTTTGGAGCCTCAAATGGTGCTCCCAGCAATGGATACAGCGCCCCTAACGGAAATGGACGCAGAGGCAATGGAAACGGTTTTGCTGCTGCCCCAAGCAACAGATATGGTGCCCCTACCAACGGCTATGGTGTAGATCCTGCAATTGAAGCCCTGGCTGAGAACATCCCTGGAGGTGGTGTCCCTGGAGAGGACTACCCTATCTTGGCCTCTGTCCCTGACACCGGATTCGACTGCAACGCCCAGAATGTCCCAGGATATTACGCCGACACTGCCCCTGAAGCTggctgccaggtcttccacatctgccaggaCAGACCCAATGGACGCCGCCAGCAGGActccttcctctgccccaacggaACCATCTTCAACCAACAGTACCTCGTCTGTGATTGGTGGTTCAACTTCGACTGCGCTGACGCTGAATCCTTCTACTCTGTCAACGAACTCATCGGAGTTGATCCTAATGCCGGATACGGTTATGGACCTAATGGAAATGGGAATGGAAATGGCAATGGCAGGCGAAACGGAAACGGAAATGGCAACGGTGCTCCCACTGCTCCTGCTAACGGATATGGCGCACCAGCTGCTCCTTCTGACTCCTATGGAGCACCTTTTTAA